TTCTTAGCTATATTAAGATTGTACGTGATTATTTATTGGTGAACTACATTCACCGTAGTGACTGCGTCTCGGTTTTGGTATAGGATTTGGGGATGACGCATCATTTTTCTCGAATTTTCGCCTTACATCCCACACGGATAATCTACTTTCACTTAACGATAAATCATCATCATTAAGGGCGGAATTTAATTTACTAATCTCTCGTTCTAATTCTCTTGTCGCTTTGTCTATTTCTATGAACTCCTTCTCAGTACTTGATAGAGAATTATCAATGCTTTGTTTTCTGTCTTcgtaaattttacatattacttTTTGTGGTTCTTCTGTATtttgattgttatttttatcaTCATCTAAGTTAATATCATAGGCTATGTATGATCCGTCTAGAGCGTTTGTCAAGCTTTTGCTCCTTTTATTCGATAAACTATGAAAGTCTTCCAAGTTTCCACGCCGCAATCTAATGTCGTCTTCGTTAACGCTGGAATTTCTTCGATACTTAGAAATGTCGATCTTGGAGAAGGAAACCTTGTTGAGAATATCATCTTCGGATTCTGCTTCTTTAACATTTGATGTGTTATAACTAGTGTTGTTTCTGTTTATATCATCTTCTGTTTCTTTGGTTTCGCTTACGACTTGACTAGTTGATGTTATGGACTCAGTATTGGTAATGTCATTGGCATGGATTACATCCGAGGTGTTTACGTTATAGTCTTCATCTTCAACAATTTTCAACTCAATCTTGAGGTTCATTTCATCCAAGTCCTCTTCGACTTCGTTCTTAGAAGTATCAGTTTCAGAGGCGACTGTTTCCGAAGTCACGGAAACGTTGGcctgaaaataatttaacaaaaattaaaactggTATTTTGcggtttaataaaaaatttaagatgtCACTGTTTTGGCCAGAAATAGCtaggtatttttaataaatacctaaatgattatttttcctATGGTTTTAGAATAGCCCAGTCGGTGAGTAGGTAAGTAATCGATAACAAGTAAGTACATAGTATAAGCTGAATCTGAGGGGtaagttaatctatttatttaacataaaatattttcaatattaaggTGTTGCTTAGTTAGCTAATTATGTCATAACAAAACACAGAAGGACTCTTAAGTTGGGACTGAATAAATACAcgacatggatctcacaacttagTACgttagaagaactgagttgcgagagtTTGTTTTTTtgcaagttatgtttttgatggcatagTAAAGGTatttaaggcatttattttctcaaaattgaattattttgaatcctttttgatgtcatttctaatatactagatactactatcgctttggaatcaaatggcgctctgagagagaagaagcggcacaagaaactaaAGAAAGTATGTAGTATTCCTAagacaaaattaatgaaataggtCGCAGcgattaactatattttttaaataaaattaattaccgATTCTTCTACGCTAGTGTTCAAGGGCGGCGCTGGTGCACGTTTCTTCTTCCGCCGCGAGGCTCGGACGGGTGGCACCGGGGGCTCATCAAAGGGATTCGTGCTGGTCACACTCAGCTGAGACCCCATGATGTCACTGCGAGCCATCCTTGGTGTGCCACTGTAATCAtggcaaaaatattattacagtaGAACCGCTTTAGGTCAAACCTCAACAACTTGAAAAAACGTCGCTTTCCCTTTCCTTTAAGCCCAAAACCAAATCCCGAAGTTATCAGTCATTCCTAACAAACCATTTTATCTCCATAATtagaacaataaaaaattatttgaccCCAGTAACCGTAAGTTGAATTTTAGTTTTTGActcattttaatttgatttcttataCATATTCATTGACAAACCATCAAAATGTCAGACCCACGATCATCAGCTTAGTCGTAGGATTATTAGTCAAAGATAATCCTGTTGAAGctgataaaaataatgaaagaagAGAATTATTACCATCACttttatagatatttaatatttttaggacCCTGTGGGGTCGTGGGTAGTCGGCGTCAGCCAAggttgtaactacatacatagttataggtgagatgtgcttgagtcgcacgcgcgacgtgagagGCGGGAGCGGGGCCGCAGCGGGGggacaccaattccaaaaataacaataatcgtaactagaattatataaacgcaataatttttacacttttttagtGTATATCATATagctattgttttggaaaagtgttttagaagtcggttgtttttttgttaaaatttttaacggttaagaaattttataaaaataactgagTTACCCTCAAGTCGCGCCTAAAAAAGTTATACTTCAATAATTCGGCGGAAGAAAGTTATGGAATTGAATGAGAAAGAGTATGTGTGGCAAAGTGAGTGAAAGAGAAGAGAAACCCTTCGTTCACCGTCGTTCGGTGATGGACAACGCCGTCGAAGGTCCGTGTTATTGTGTTCGACATAGCCAGATTTTGAAGTTGGGTTACGATGTAGTATCTATTATTGATCAGCTGCTAAATCTCATGCGATTGATCTGCTAAGCCTAAGATAAAAAATTATCCGACTAAAGTTTATCATTTTCTAACTTTTAAATCGCTTCAACTGTCTTGCTGATTGAAATTTCGATATGACTGAACATATcaacttaaggcgaagagtaagcagaaaacacgcaaacatggtgtttttagacaagttttgtggtgaaagtatagcatttcaagctatgaacactacttaatcctgttacacatatccttaagtcttatttataggttgctaatgcttgctgttggttatagttaatactgccgagcctttttgaactaccacttttctttgaagttaaacaagttttttggcatggcgtgacgcatttttttggtacttctctcagaaaccTTATAGCTtgaacttttttgtgtaggttcatttattcagattagtagtgaataacgaggattgtaagtatatagactgttttccacgcaagaattttgaaaatattggctttgttacaaagatggcgggccggcagccgtgaactcatatcgctcaaggtcgctggcatttagtgtcgccttaaaactGTGCAGGTATTATTGTTTAcgctcttagataatttatacgcgtAGATAGCCTCTAGCTGCTagaaaaccgatgaaaacaggccaggtttattactttagtgtgcgtgacaatctacGTCTTAGGTTAAGATCTTTAGATCGTACTTAGACTTGGTCAGACGTAGTTACCTAAAACTTAGCTGAATGTAAGATAGTAAGTATAAGTAGTAgtaatcttttatttcgttcttttagtcatttgacagctaatcaatcaatcaaaatcaCACTCATCTaagtctatctatctatatcttcagctactgtactcaataacttttgtattaatttacatttacttttttgacttactcgtttaagacattgactatttgacatttgagtgtgtttgttgcatcattttacaatttacatattatattgtaattgaaatgatttgtaaatcgatgtaaatgtaaatcttgatataaaagagtggcaatgagtttcttgctacttcttctcattagctcaaccctttacgaagaagcggtagattcaataagaatttttttttgacattcataagtgtcatttccgtgacctacgtgaatattatgtgattttgatttgatttatagaTTTAgccttacactcacgatttgtacgTCACattgtgttagtatgcgtgcattgttcaaaatagaggttgactgtcaacctcaatttcatcgacattttcacagcttgcacagtctatctagacgtataaataatctaagtgtACATCATTCAGTTAATAAAATTTCTCTTACTTTAACCAATAGTTTTTCAACTGAAATCGAACCATGTGAATATTGTGAAAtgattgaattttatataaatgtataataaacCTTGGTGAGCTGATATCTTGGTGAGAGCATCTCAAACGCTCTTGGAACCGCGAGCGTGGCAGCGGCGTCACGGAACCGCCGTACACATAACGGTCCGACTCCGGCGAGCCCACGGTGCTCCTGGACATCGACGAGTCTGCAACCAGATAACAACCCTTTAATAATGTGGAATACAAATTGCTAAAGTATCTCGACTGTTACGTACGTATAGGGTTCATCAAGTTGTAATTTGATAAGTCCTGAACAAAATGCTGAATTTTCGATAAAATCCGGACTTATTTGATCTTGTTTTCGTAAAGATTAAAGActtttttataacttaaattatctaattaaaagtaaaatccGGACAGGTTAGAGAGCCGGACAAAATCCGGACTTGAGTCTAGGACCGGGCATAtccggattaatccggacgGGTGGTAACTCTAGTTATTAGGTAGGTATGAGTAGGAGCATTTCTAGTAaccatagaaatcttaataataaggcATTTATTATTGAGATTTCTATGCTAGTAACTAACGGCTTGAAAGAGATGGACTGATGCCAACTGGCGTCACCTAGTGATTACAGCATACACTATAAAATGCATTCAAGATTATAGTAGAGTAAAATATCCTTATTAACTCTAAGAAATACGCCCTTGCGTATTTATAAAATGAGTTAAATACCATAAAATACCAATTATTAAACagcaaaagatttaatttatgataattattcTGGCATTAACTGATGAAAACTGTTTTGAATACAGTATCTACAGGATAAGTGATAAAAGATGCAGGTTCTTTAGTATATGGTTTATAAAATGGTTTCCATGTTAAGAAGGTGATTTTTGATTTGTAATTCTTACGTATTACCGACGGTTGGAAATGCTGCTGGAAATAACGATCACGTATTAATTCatctttctatttttattttagaatacaCTTACTATGTTTGTTTACATGGAATGCACTTTTATACCCATGTCCTATTGTTGAAATAAGCCTAATTTTGATCAGTTTTTGACAAAGTCTGAGAGTAAGATTCAAGACGATACCCACACATAATTCAATacgatatattaataatttatgtatctAAGTATGTTAATAAAACTGAAACTGCAATAAATCACATTTACACTTCTTACACAAGTAGGTAagtgtaaatgtttaaaaataatagtgtgTCACCACGTAGGAAGATACTAGGCTTAAAGCAGTCAGTCATTGTCTATCGTAGAGTAAACAATCGGTGATGACAGAGGTATTTGCCACATTACGTAATAAATTACTCTATAAATACCGTGTGTATGagcgttaattttttttctagcGAGTTACGTTTAATTTACTAACTGTCAGTCATACTGTTTAGGGTTACCACCcgtccggattaatccggacATGTCTTGACTTTTAGACTCTAGTCAGGATTTGTCTGGCTCTCTAACTTGtccggattttatttttaattttatgaaatatagcaatacaactaaatattacaaaaaagtctTAAATCTTTACGAAAACAAAATCTATACGAGATCAACTTAAAAGTCGGACTTTTATCGGAATGCCAGGTTTTTGTCAGGACTTTTCATATTACTAAACGCATCGCCATATACCCCGCCGCTTGTCTCCCCAAGCGGTTGGCAGATATCACAAACTTCCATTTGCCAAAGTCTTGGTAAACTTACCTGGATTCTCCGACTCGCATTAACCGTTTCATGAAAGATCTCTGAGGTGaattcaaaatatgtatttctaGGCCGCGTTTCCATCCGAAATCTGCGAGAGTTTTTAGCGGGTGATGTCATTGTTGAGAACCAAAAGAATCACTATTacatttaccttttttttttaatggaacagGAGGGCATATGAACGTACGGATCACCGCCTGCCTCCCTTGcgacaccataggaatcacagaagcgttgtcggcctttaatgTACAtttacgagctttttttgaaggcacccaaaTTGTACTGTTCTGGGATCACCTAACGCCGCTAAGTGTGGCTCTAGTGGAAACAGCTATGATGTGATTCTATTGGTTTTTCACAAATACATCTCTCGCTACGCATCCTCGCACATCTCGGGTCGACACGCAGCCTAACGGAAGCTCTTCCTTCTGTTGAAGTGAagagaaaatattaaaactcgAGTTCTAAAACTAAACTAGCATGAgcaatgataaaaatattgtaactgTCGAGAAATAACGGGCCAGCGATGTTCGTCCGATGCTATACTGACATAAAACATCAGACATAGTTGACTGAGGCATTGTGATGTTCCATGGGGTGACAGGTGGCGGGGACGGGGTACTAAGATGTGAGCGGGTAGCGGGTGGTGTTGCGGGGACTGGCAAGTGGCAACGGGTGAGACTGCAATGCAAAAAATTCAGTCAACAAACTGAATTGAG
The sequence above is drawn from the Leptidea sinapis chromosome 42, ilLepSina1.1, whole genome shotgun sequence genome and encodes:
- the LOC126976793 gene encoding uncharacterized protein LOC126976793, producing the protein MTAMAAPRKSVSIHDYPEHLNPFREDDNHNKIRFWTIGRKMSRSNSITFSGIKELRNSWSLRSFMKKGKKGEQAAAQSSKTTTSNHVNGGDSPIVFRRAMQYSSMSRSTVGSPESDRYVYGGSVTPLPRSRFQERLRCSHQDISSPSGTPRMARSDIMGSQLSVTSTNPFDEPPVPPVRASRRKKKRAPAPPLNTSVEESANVSVTSETVASETDTSKNEVEEDLDEMNLKIELKIVEDEDYNVNTSDVIHANDITNTESITSTSQVVSETKETEDDINRNNTSYNTSNVKEAESEDDILNKVSFSKIDISKYRRNSSVNEDDIRLRRGNLEDFHSLSNKRSKSLTNALDGSYIAYDINLDDDKNNNQNTEEPQKVICKIYEDRKQSIDNSLSSTEKEFIEIDKATRELEREISKLNSALNDDDLSLSESRLSVWDVRRKFEKNDASSPNPIPKPRRSHYGECSSPINNHVQS